One segment of Rosa chinensis cultivar Old Blush chromosome 6, RchiOBHm-V2, whole genome shotgun sequence DNA contains the following:
- the LOC112170294 gene encoding receptor-like protein kinase THESEUS 1: MVKMKLVSWVPLVLAIVVFMSHGACGLFNPVDNYLIACGSSKNVTFQGRTFVPDTLQSSLVLKSANSSVASSSSNAPSPIYQSARIFKEPSSYKFKIQQEGRHWVRLYFYPLANSGQNLTSAPITVVTDSFVLLNNFTFENYTSSYLFKEYAINVTSDSLTLTIIPSNSSVAFVNAIEVVSIPDELIPDQAYAINPSAPFSGLSALALQTMYRLNMGGPLLTAENDTLRRTWENDLKYLHVDSSAVNVSINPASIKYPVTVTPEIAPNWVYATAEAMGDANVPNGNFNITWVFPADPNYLYLVRVHFCDIVSKALNNLVFNLFINSDNVLASLDLSSITGDLNVPYYKDFVSNSSADSNTLTVSVGPDTMADVTNAILNGLEILKISNDLGSLDGSLSVQSLLPSSPSKSNKILILVVCVVGAVALVAIIALFYCCLAARQSKTTPNQGHPWLLLPLYGSSQTMTKMSTTSQKSATASCISLASSNLGRIFMFQEILDATNKFDESLLLGVGGFGRVYKGTLEDGTKVAVKRGNPRSEQGLAEFRTEIEMLSKLRHRHLVSLIGYCDERSEMILVYEYMANGPLRSHLYGTDLPTLSWKLRLEICIGAARGLHYLHTGAAQSIIHRDVKTTNILLDENFVAKVADFGLSKAGPAIDQTHVSTAVKGSFGYLDPEYFRRQQLTEKSDVYSFGVVLMEVLCTRPALNPVLPREQVNIAEWAMTWQKKGMLDQIMDPNLAGKVNPASLKKFGETAEKCLAEYGVDRPSMGDVLWNLEYALQLEETSSALMEPEDNSTNHIRDIELTPLEPFDNSVSMIEGGHSGTDDDAEDAATSAVFSQLVNPRGR, encoded by the coding sequence ATGGTGAAGATGAAACTAGTCAGTTGGGTACCTTTGGTTCTGGCCATTGTTGTGTTTATGAGTCATGGAGCCTGTGGTTTATTCAATCCTGTTGATAACTACTTGATTGCTTGTGGTTCTTCGAAAAATGTCACATTTCAAGGCCGAACCTTTGTTCCTGATACACTGCAATCTTCCCTTGTACTGAAAAGTGCAAATTCTTCAGTTGCAAGCTCCAGTTCCAATGCCCCTTCTCCTATTTACCAATCTGCTCGAATTTTCAAGGAACCATCTTCCTATAAATTCAAAATCCAGCAAGAAGGCCGGCATTGGGTCCGGCTCTATTTCTACCCTTTAGCAAATTCGGGCCAAAATTTGACGTCTGCTCCGATAACTGTGGTCACCGATAGCTTTGTACTCTTGAACAACTTCACTTTTGAGAACTATACTAGTTCTTATCTGTTCAAGGAGTATGCAATCAATGTGACTTCAGATAGTTTGACCCTCACCATCATTCCTTCAAACAGTTCAGTTGCTTTTGTTAATGCAATTGAAGTTGTCTCGATCCCGGATGAACTAATCCCTGATCAGGCATATGCTATAAATCCATCTGCTCCTTTTAGTGGGCTTTCTGCACTTGCCCTTCAAACAATGTACCGATTAAACATGGGGGGTCCTTTGCTCACTGCTGAGAATGATACCCTTAGAAGAACTTGGGAGAATGATTTGAAATACCTTCATGTCGACAGCTCTGCAGTGAATGTATCAATCAACCCTGCCAGCATAAAGTATCCGGTCACTGTCACACCAGAAATAGCACCAAATTGGGTCTATGCCACTGCTGAAGCCATGGGAGATGCGAATGTGCCAAATGGAAACTTCAACATAACTTGGGTCTTTCCAGCAGATCCAAATTATTTGTATCTTGTTCGGGTACATTTCTGTGATATTGTCAGCAAGGCACTGAATAACCTAGTTTTCAATCTTTTCATCAATTCCGATAATGTGCTCGCGAGTCTTGACCTCTCTTCCATTACTGGTGACTTGAATGTGCCGTATTACAAAGACTTTGTTTCCAACTCCTCAGCAGATTCAAATACTTTGACAGTCAGTGTAGGTCCAGATACAATGGCTGATGTCACTAACGCAATTCTGAATGGCCTGGAGATTTTGAAGATCAGCAATGACTTGGGGAGCTTGGATGGGTCTTTGTCTGTTCAGAGTCTCCTTCCCAGTTCACCCTCAAAGAGCAATAAGATACTAATCTTAGTTGTGTGTGTTGTAGGAGCTGTAGCTCTTGTGGCAATAATTGCTCTCTTTTATTGCTGCCTGGCAGCTCGCCAGTCGAAGACTACTCCTAACCAAGGGCATCCATGGCTGCTTCTGCCCTTGTATGGAAGCTCTCAGACAATGACCAAAATGTCCACAACTTCACAGAAGAGTGCAACAGCTAGCTGCATTTCATTAGCTTCCTCCAATCTTGGCCGCATATTCATGTTCCAagaaatcctagatgcaaccaACAAGTTTGATGAGAGCCTACTTCTCGGGGTTGGTGGCTTTGGCAGAGTTTACAAGGGAACACTAGAAGATGGGACAAAAGTAGCTGTTAAAAGAGGAAACCCCAGATCCGAACAAGGTCTTGCTGAATTCCGAACTGAGATTGAAATGTTGTCTAAGCTTCGTCATCGCCACCTTGTGTCTCTTATTGGTTACTGTGATGAAAGGTCAGAGATGATTCTTGTGTATGAATACATGGCTAATGGACCGCTCCGGAGCCATTTGTATGGAACAGATTTGCCTACCCTATCATGGAAGCTTCGCCTTGAAATTTGCATCGGGGCTGCAAGAGGGCTCCATTATCTTCACACTGGTGCAGCTCAAAGCATAATTCACCGAGACGTGAAGACAACAAACATTCTTTTGGATGAGAACTTTGTTGCCAAAGTTGCAGATTTTGGCCTCTCAAAAGCAGGTCCAGCTATAGATCAGACTCATGTCAGTACAGCTGTTAAGGGTAGTTTTGGTTACCTTGATCCTGAATACTTTAGGAGGCAGCAGCTCACTGAGAAATCAGATGTGTATTCGTTTGGTGTAGTTCTAATGGAAGTTCTTTGCACAAGACCAGCTTTGAATCCGGTTCTTCCCAGAGAGCAAGTGAACATAGCAGAATGGGCAATGACCTGGCAAAAGAAGGGCATGCTGGACCAAATCATGGACCCGAATCTGGCTGGGAAGGTAAATCCAGCTTCTCTTAAGAAGTTTGGTGAGACAGCTGAGAAGTGCCTTGCCGAGTATGGTGTTGATAGGCCATCAATGGGAGATGTCTTGTGGAATCTTGAATATGCTCTTCAGCTTGAGGAGACTTCATCTGCGCTCATGGAACCTGAAGATAACAGCACAAACCACATACGAGATATTGAATTGACACCACTTGAGCCATTTGACAACAGTGTGAGTATGATCGAGGGAGGGCACTCCGGCACAGATGACGATGCTGAAGATGCTGCCACAAGTGCTGTGTTCTCTCAGCTAGTCAATCCTCGTGGAAGATGA